The Hymenobacter sp. GOD-10R genome includes a window with the following:
- a CDS encoding response regulator, producing MKKLSSILLVDDDSTNNFLNELLLNKLGVAERILIAENGTQALSLLEHTKDPSEPALILLDVNMPGLTGIQFLEAYRQLPRAQRNATVIIMLTTTMDARDLVRLDELNVAGLVSKPLTQEKIETLLQLHFQRSLPVGN from the coding sequence ATGAAAAAACTCTCCAGTATTCTCTTGGTCGACGACGACTCGACTAATAATTTTTTAAACGAATTATTACTCAACAAGCTAGGGGTAGCTGAACGCATCTTGATTGCTGAAAATGGCACTCAAGCCCTTTCCTTGCTTGAGCATACAAAAGACCCCAGCGAGCCGGCCCTTATCCTGCTAGACGTGAACATGCCGGGCCTGACTGGTATTCAGTTCTTGGAAGCGTACCGGCAGCTCCCCCGTGCCCAGCGCAATGCCACGGTTATTATTATGCTCACCACCACCATGGATGCTCGCGACCTAGTACGACTTGACGAGTTGAACGTGGCCGGCCTGGTGAGCAAACCCCTGACCCAGGAGAAGATAGAAACGCTTCTACAATTGCATTTTCAACGAAGCTTACCAGTTGGCAACTAG
- a CDS encoding glycosyltransferase family 9 protein has product MSPDIQEDAPDLWLRYMLSGEFEKAWQKTDKDLAARAGKPCWHLPRHFQYIWDGGSLAGKRVLVRCYHGLGDTIQFIRYMPLLKAVAAEVIVWAQQELLPLLQTVQGIDQLLPLHDGTPEVAYDVDVEIMELPHIFRTTPETIPNTIPYLHAAPRFLASDPEQLAVGLVWKAGDWDGRRSVSFALLAPLARVPGVQLFILQGDAEQAGWQQGLGTNPGALSLSEYARVVRGLDLLITVDSMPAHLAGALGVPVWTLLHAEADWRWMQHRTDSPWYPAMRLFRQPQAGDWQSVASQVQAALAQLSQREKT; this is encoded by the coding sequence ATGAGTCCCGACATTCAGGAAGACGCGCCCGATTTGTGGCTGCGCTACATGCTGAGCGGCGAGTTTGAAAAAGCGTGGCAGAAGACGGATAAGGACCTAGCTGCTCGCGCCGGTAAGCCCTGTTGGCACCTGCCGCGGCACTTCCAATACATCTGGGACGGAGGCTCGCTCGCGGGCAAGCGCGTGCTGGTGCGCTGCTACCACGGTCTCGGCGACACGATACAGTTTATCCGCTACATGCCCCTGCTAAAAGCTGTTGCGGCGGAGGTAATAGTGTGGGCGCAGCAAGAGCTACTACCGCTCCTGCAAACCGTACAGGGCATCGATCAGCTGCTACCGCTGCACGACGGCACACCCGAGGTAGCGTACGATGTAGATGTGGAAATCATGGAGCTTCCGCACATCTTCCGCACGACCCCAGAAACCATTCCGAACACGATTCCTTACCTGCACGCGGCACCTAGGTTCCTTGCATCCGACCCAGAACAACTCGCCGTTGGCCTCGTGTGGAAAGCCGGTGATTGGGATGGTCGCCGCTCCGTTTCGTTTGCCTTGCTGGCGCCGCTGGCGCGGGTGCCGGGCGTTCAGCTTTTTATTCTGCAAGGCGATGCTGAGCAAGCCGGATGGCAGCAAGGCCTAGGCACTAACCCCGGCGCGCTTAGCTTGTCCGAGTACGCCCGCGTCGTCCGGGGCCTCGACCTTCTGATTACCGTCGACTCGATGCCCGCGCACCTAGCGGGTGCCCTCGGCGTACCCGTCTGGACGCTGCTGCACGCCGAGGCTGACTGGCGCTGGATGCAGCACCGCACCGATAGCCCCTGGTACCCAGCCATGCGCCTCTTCCGCCAACCACAAGCGGGCGATTGGCAGAGCGTAGCAAGCCAAGTACAGGCCGCCCTAGCACAACTTAGCCAGCGCGAGAAAACCTAG
- a CDS encoding histidine phosphatase family protein: MTRFLLIRHATTDAVGKRLSGRTPGVALNNEGQAQAQRLAQQLTSLPLDALYSSPLERAVQTAEPIAKAKGLETIICEAVLEMDFGQWTNRTFKELESDSQFQHFNTFRSNTRIPGGELMLEAQARMVRGLEKLGAQHPNQTVAVVSHADLIKAAVAYYAGIHLDMFQRLEISAASVSIVEVYEETARILLINHTGEIKLW, translated from the coding sequence ATGACCCGATTTCTGCTGATCCGCCACGCCACCACCGACGCCGTGGGCAAACGTCTGTCGGGCCGCACGCCGGGCGTGGCGCTGAATAACGAAGGCCAAGCGCAAGCCCAAAGGCTAGCCCAGCAGCTAACAAGCTTGCCCCTCGATGCCCTCTACAGCAGCCCCCTAGAGCGAGCCGTGCAAACGGCCGAGCCAATTGCCAAAGCCAAGGGCTTGGAAACCATCATCTGCGAAGCCGTGCTCGAAATGGACTTCGGCCAGTGGACGAATCGTACGTTCAAAGAGCTGGAAAGTGATTCGCAGTTTCAGCACTTCAACACCTTCCGCAGCAACACGCGCATCCCTGGCGGCGAGCTGATGCTGGAAGCGCAAGCCCGTATGGTCCGTGGCCTCGAAAAGCTAGGTGCCCAGCACCCAAACCAAACCGTAGCCGTGGTCAGCCACGCCGACCTGATCAAAGCGGCCGTGGCCTACTACGCCGGCATTCACCTGGATATGTTTCAGCGCCTGGAAATCAGTGCGGCTTCCGTGAGCATTGTAGAGGTATATGAGGAGACGGCACGGATACTTCTCATCAATCATACAGGCGAGATAAAACTTTGGTAA
- a CDS encoding Coenzyme F420 hydrogenase/dehydrogenase, beta subunit C-terminal domain yields the protein MKELLSPKDIVRSGLCIGCGSCVAQARSADTHMAFDAYGQLKPEGPSSWFRHDSEAFTRTCPFSPGARNEDQLAAELFPAPAHRDAALGSFQTAYVGYVAEEEFRMQGSSGGMVSWVAMELLRKGLIDGVAHVVATQDPQSDGRYFRYRISRTEAEINEGAKSRYYPIEMAEILNTIREVPGRYAVVGIPCFIKAVQLLRQEDAIFRERIQFTLGLFCGHMKSARFVESFAWQLNVPFKEVERVEYRQKLPDRPANWYNAKLTLRDGSSANRDWWNLADGDWGAGFYMNSACNFCDDVVAETSDISFGDAWVEPYSSDGRGTNVVVVRSPLVEQLVESAIQAGRLHLETVDAKFVEQTQAAGFRQRREGLAYRLTWRKRGVRPRKRVAPDATTQTKERKLIYRMRNFITQGSHKVFRLARALKSPQLYLGWARMVLSIYHGLAYHQGNISEMRKRLAGLRKV from the coding sequence ATGAAGGAGCTACTAAGTCCGAAAGACATCGTTCGTTCCGGGTTGTGCATTGGGTGTGGAAGCTGCGTGGCGCAAGCTAGGTCGGCGGATACGCATATGGCGTTCGACGCCTACGGACAGCTCAAACCCGAAGGTCCATCGTCGTGGTTTCGCCACGATTCGGAGGCCTTTACGCGTACCTGTCCCTTCTCGCCTGGCGCCCGCAACGAAGACCAGCTGGCGGCCGAGCTATTTCCCGCGCCCGCGCACCGCGACGCGGCGCTGGGAAGCTTCCAAACGGCCTACGTAGGCTACGTGGCCGAAGAAGAGTTTCGCATGCAGGGCAGCTCGGGTGGCATGGTGAGCTGGGTGGCAATGGAGCTGCTGCGCAAAGGCCTAATCGACGGCGTGGCGCACGTGGTAGCGACCCAAGATCCGCAAAGCGACGGCCGTTACTTTCGCTACCGCATCTCCCGTACCGAAGCCGAAATCAACGAGGGCGCCAAGTCGCGGTACTACCCGATTGAAATGGCTGAAATCCTGAACACCATTCGGGAGGTGCCGGGGCGCTACGCGGTGGTCGGAATTCCGTGCTTTATTAAGGCGGTGCAGCTGCTGCGACAGGAAGACGCAATTTTCCGGGAGCGGATTCAGTTCACCCTAGGTCTGTTTTGCGGCCACATGAAAAGTGCCCGCTTTGTGGAAAGCTTTGCCTGGCAACTGAACGTGCCATTCAAGGAAGTGGAGCGCGTGGAGTACCGCCAGAAGCTGCCGGATCGCCCCGCCAACTGGTACAACGCCAAACTCACCTTGCGCGACGGCAGCAGTGCCAATCGTGACTGGTGGAACCTCGCCGACGGCGACTGGGGCGCCGGCTTCTACATGAACTCGGCCTGTAACTTCTGCGACGATGTGGTGGCCGAAACCTCCGATATCTCCTTCGGTGATGCCTGGGTGGAGCCGTATTCCTCGGATGGCCGTGGCACCAACGTGGTGGTCGTTCGCTCACCTCTGGTCGAGCAACTAGTCGAAAGCGCCATTCAAGCAGGCCGCTTGCACCTGGAAACCGTCGATGCCAAATTTGTGGAGCAGACCCAAGCTGCCGGTTTCCGGCAGCGGCGCGAAGGCCTAGCCTATCGGCTCACCTGGCGCAAGCGCGGCGTGCGCCCCCGCAAGCGCGTCGCTCCGGATGCGACAACGCAGACCAAGGAACGCAAGCTGATTTACCGCATGCGCAACTTCATTACGCAAGGTAGCCACAAGGTTTTTCGCCTAGCACGTGCGCTAAAGAGCCCACAGCTATACCTAGGTTGGGCCCGGATGGTACTATCTATTTACCACGGTTTAGCCTACCACCAAGGCAACATCAGCGAAATGCGGAAGCGGCTTGCAGGACTGCGAAAAGTGTAG
- a CDS encoding inositol-3-phosphate synthase, translating to MQNSIGKAEGKLGILTPGLGAVATTLIAGVAAVKKSLAQPVGSLTQMGNIRLGKRTDDRYPKIKDFVPLADLHDIVFGGWDVFNDNVFEAALKARVLEPMLLHAVRDELEAITPMKAVFDRSYIQNLDGEHVKQADTKAELAKAVMDDIENFKEANDCSRVVIVWCGSTERYLEPSAVHETIESFEEGLRNNDPAIAPSMIYAYAAIKLGVPFMNGAPNLTCDIPALIELARQTGTPIGGKDFKTGQTLMKTILAPGLQIRSLGIKGWFSSNILGNRDGYVLDHPDNFKTKEVSKLSVLEDILQPDVNPELYGDMYHKVRINYYPPAGDNKESWDNIDIFGWLGYSMQIKVNFLCRDSILAAPLVLDLALFSDLAKRAGMTGVQEWLSFYFKSPQIAADSRIEHDIFKQLITLHNTLRRMMGEDLITPLDLDDYDQDLVAAL from the coding sequence ATGCAGAATTCCATAGGTAAAGCAGAAGGCAAACTTGGTATCCTCACGCCTGGGCTGGGCGCGGTGGCTACTACGCTCATCGCGGGCGTGGCTGCCGTAAAGAAAAGCTTAGCCCAGCCAGTCGGTTCCCTGACGCAGATGGGCAACATTCGGCTAGGAAAGCGCACGGACGACCGGTACCCCAAAATCAAAGATTTCGTGCCGCTTGCTGATCTGCATGACATTGTGTTTGGTGGCTGGGACGTGTTCAACGACAATGTATTTGAAGCAGCGCTGAAAGCTAGGGTATTGGAGCCCATGCTGTTGCACGCCGTGCGGGATGAGTTGGAAGCCATTACGCCGATGAAAGCCGTCTTTGATCGGTCGTACATTCAGAACCTGGATGGCGAGCATGTGAAGCAGGCCGACACCAAAGCCGAACTGGCCAAGGCAGTGATGGACGACATCGAAAACTTCAAGGAAGCCAACGACTGCTCGCGCGTGGTTATCGTGTGGTGCGGCTCTACGGAGCGCTACCTGGAGCCGTCGGCGGTGCACGAAACCATCGAAAGCTTCGAGGAAGGCCTGCGCAACAACGACCCGGCCATTGCGCCTTCCATGATCTACGCTTACGCGGCTATCAAGCTAGGCGTGCCCTTCATGAACGGCGCCCCAAACCTGACCTGCGACATCCCGGCCCTGATCGAGCTAGCTCGCCAAACGGGTACGCCCATCGGCGGCAAGGACTTCAAAACGGGCCAGACGCTGATGAAAACCATCTTGGCGCCGGGCTTGCAAATCCGTTCCTTGGGCATCAAGGGCTGGTTCTCGTCGAATATTCTTGGCAACCGTGACGGTTACGTGCTCGACCACCCCGACAACTTCAAGACCAAGGAAGTCTCGAAGCTGAGCGTGCTGGAAGACATTCTGCAGCCTGATGTCAACCCCGAGCTGTACGGCGATATGTACCACAAGGTGCGCATCAACTACTACCCGCCAGCCGGCGACAACAAAGAGAGCTGGGACAACATCGACATCTTCGGCTGGCTCGGCTACTCGATGCAGATCAAAGTTAATTTCCTGTGCCGCGACTCCATCTTGGCCGCGCCGCTGGTGCTTGACCTAGCTTTGTTCAGCGACCTAGCCAAGCGCGCCGGCATGACGGGTGTGCAGGAATGGCTGTCGTTCTACTTCAAGTCGCCGCAGATAGCCGCCGACTCGCGCATCGAGCACGACATCTTCAAACAGCTTATCACGCTGCACAATACCCTGCGTCGCATGATGGGCGAAGACCTTATCACACCGCTGGACTTAGATGACTATGACCAAGATCTGGTAGCTGCGTTGTAA
- a CDS encoding polysaccharide pyruvyl transferase family protein, giving the protein MVEGLQARGHQAVILDHDSARVNQAEWTCAFQPVLPTAVPKSDYPLYREKILKFFALFNELPMSPRFSLDNPAEMDEYDLVVVGSDEVWNLTHPWFGHCPLFYGEGLKTQRLISYAASFGNYDATWGLDPAWAEKLRNFDMISVRDANSQAIINNALGFVPEMVLDPCLQFPITPDPRDNSEKLGQPYVAVYGHNFTESFTREIRQWAERQQLPLISIGYRNDWVDEQWLTADPHDFAQFMAQAQAVATNFFHGCVFALRNARPFVCETTPYRQFKLQGLMAKIGGEKHLLPEGTPTEVYAARLSEPVSPEILQKIDALRQTSNAYLDRALTLKELQPA; this is encoded by the coding sequence TTGGTCGAAGGGCTACAGGCCCGCGGCCATCAGGCCGTCATCCTCGACCACGATTCGGCGCGCGTGAACCAAGCCGAATGGACCTGCGCTTTTCAGCCGGTGTTGCCCACGGCCGTACCAAAATCCGATTACCCGCTGTACCGCGAAAAGATTTTGAAATTTTTCGCGCTGTTCAACGAACTCCCCATGTCGCCGCGCTTCTCCCTGGATAATCCGGCCGAGATGGACGAGTATGACTTGGTGGTAGTAGGCAGCGACGAAGTCTGGAATCTCACACACCCATGGTTTGGCCACTGCCCGTTGTTTTACGGCGAAGGCCTCAAGACCCAGCGCCTGATTTCGTACGCCGCTAGCTTCGGCAACTACGATGCTACCTGGGGCCTAGATCCTGCCTGGGCCGAAAAGCTGCGCAACTTTGATATGATTTCGGTGCGCGACGCCAACTCGCAGGCTATCATCAACAATGCCTTGGGCTTCGTGCCGGAAATGGTGCTCGACCCGTGCCTACAGTTTCCGATTACACCCGACCCGCGCGACAACAGCGAGAAGCTAGGTCAGCCCTACGTGGCCGTATACGGCCACAACTTCACGGAGTCCTTTACCCGCGAAATTCGGCAGTGGGCCGAACGCCAGCAGTTACCGCTCATCAGCATTGGCTATCGCAACGACTGGGTCGACGAGCAGTGGCTAACCGCCGACCCGCACGACTTTGCGCAGTTTATGGCGCAGGCCCAAGCCGTGGCGACCAACTTCTTTCACGGCTGCGTGTTCGCCTTGCGCAATGCTCGGCCGTTCGTCTGCGAAACCACGCCGTACCGCCAGTTCAAACTCCAAGGCCTCATGGCAAAAATTGGCGGCGAAAAGCACCTGTTACCGGAAGGCACGCCGACCGAGGTGTACGCTGCCCGCCTGAGCGAACCCGTGAGCCCGGAGATTCTGCAAAAGATTGACGCACTGCGCCAAACGTCCAACGCCTACCTCGATCGGGCGCTGACGCTTAAAGAGCTACAACCCGCATGA
- a CDS encoding PAS domain-containing sensor histidine kinase: MPDAPVPVLPDDDLASAGLAEVLLNVSLTGTMLLRPLYDAQRKEIIDLAWVRLNPTAQRILRLPECPAESFLTLFPTAQETGVFRFYRDAFLSGQLERRQNLYQHDGLDGYYTLIAQRCQELLVVNFSDANDQPRTAIEEALRASQAQEQTARAEAEARAAAGRADLVRVLEDAPVAVALFQGPEYLITYANQEMARIWGRPLEQVLDQLVFTALPEIAHQGFEKIFADVLTHGKSYVFNEAPVTINRAETGRPNLGYFNLVYRPQYDTLGQIIGIATLAVEVTEQVLARQQLEQINQELEARVQRRTQALQEAHAATEREREQLYQVFEQTPVAIAIMRGTNLRVELANPAVAAIWGREPAQVLGRPYFEAVPDTAGQGFEQILSGVLTTGEAFAVTEAPVTLDRAHTGQPSQAYVNFTFQPLRDAVGDTVGLVASGVEVTEQVLARQQLEHLNQELEARVQQRTYEMQLAQAQAERERNQWLALINQAPVAIGLFEGPELRITAANHLLSAMWGRQQAEVLNRPLLEAVPELQGQNFENLMHQVREDQVPFVGNEVPAQMLRDGRLMTSYYNFVYQPLLDAQGSMIGVVDLAIEVTEQVLARRQLEQLNQELEARVQQRTYEVQQQSHRLQRLIAEAPAAIAVLGGSELVFELLNEEYQALFPNRILQGQPVLVALPELAGSALDDILRGVYETGETFEGQEVLIQFARPSDGKLEDRYFDFIYQARYDADGTIDGLVIFGFEVTERVQSRHRTETLQAAMLAAVQRRAQERENLFNIFEGAPIAIALLRDPNHRIEYHNRFFEQLYPGVDMRGRTVAEVYPERATPEIISRLDRVYQTGETYIGTEELQAGSSPGSMRYINFTYHAYRENEQIAGVATFIQDVTEQVLARQDRQTQQRLVEAVFEQSPTAIVVVRGPAYVIEIVSPLAASLLGYPREQMLGRPCFEAVPELVSQGFPEFLAQVLESGQTLVMKEQPVRLTYHQPDEVSYLSFVYQPLRDEQGLITAIACVGNDVTAQVVARQQVQNLNEELATVNQELHAKNEELLNSNTRLLRTNADLDTFVYSASHDLKSPITNIEGLLLALREHLPANALQHELVAKLLRLMDGAVSRFQQTLDHLTDVTRLQQVMFDQPAEAVDLATLIEDVRLDILPEITAANATLLVDLAGCPTLHFPLKNLRSILYNLLSNAIKYRVPGRPVVVHVRCRQTTPSHMVLEVQDNGLGLTEPQQGELFRLFRRLHDHVSGSGVGLYMVKKMIDNAGGTLTVDSQVGVGSTFTVTLPTAHSPEF, encoded by the coding sequence ATGCCTGATGCCCCTGTGCCGGTACTACCGGACGACGACCTAGCTTCTGCGGGGTTGGCGGAAGTACTACTTAATGTATCCTTAACAGGCACCATGCTCCTGCGGCCACTCTACGATGCCCAGAGAAAGGAGATTATTGATTTGGCATGGGTACGGCTCAACCCAACTGCTCAGCGCATATTGCGGCTGCCTGAGTGCCCCGCTGAGTCGTTTCTGACGCTCTTTCCCACCGCGCAGGAGACTGGCGTGTTCCGCTTTTACCGCGATGCGTTCCTCTCCGGGCAACTGGAGCGGCGCCAGAACCTGTACCAGCACGATGGGCTCGACGGCTACTACACGCTGATTGCCCAGCGCTGCCAGGAACTATTGGTCGTCAACTTCTCCGATGCCAACGACCAGCCTCGCACCGCCATCGAGGAGGCGCTGCGGGCAAGCCAGGCCCAGGAGCAAACCGCCCGTGCCGAAGCTGAAGCTCGCGCCGCCGCGGGCCGCGCCGACCTGGTGCGAGTGCTGGAGGATGCGCCGGTGGCCGTGGCTCTGTTTCAAGGGCCTGAATACCTTATTACTTACGCCAACCAGGAAATGGCCCGTATTTGGGGTCGGCCGCTGGAGCAGGTGCTAGACCAGCTAGTCTTTACGGCCCTGCCGGAAATAGCGCACCAAGGGTTTGAGAAAATCTTTGCGGACGTGCTTACCCATGGCAAGTCGTACGTTTTCAATGAGGCCCCAGTCACTATTAACCGGGCTGAAACGGGTCGCCCGAACCTAGGTTATTTCAACCTTGTGTACCGACCCCAATACGACACGCTGGGCCAAATTATCGGCATAGCCACGCTCGCCGTGGAAGTGACCGAGCAGGTACTAGCCCGCCAGCAGCTCGAACAGATCAACCAGGAGTTGGAGGCTCGTGTGCAGCGGCGCACGCAGGCCTTACAAGAAGCACACGCCGCTACGGAGCGCGAGCGGGAGCAGCTTTACCAAGTGTTTGAGCAGACGCCGGTAGCCATTGCCATCATGCGCGGCACCAATCTGCGGGTGGAGCTAGCAAACCCAGCCGTGGCCGCTATCTGGGGGCGGGAGCCCGCGCAGGTGCTAGGTCGGCCCTACTTCGAGGCTGTGCCTGATACCGCCGGGCAAGGCTTCGAGCAAATTCTCTCGGGAGTGCTGACCACGGGCGAAGCGTTTGCCGTGACGGAAGCGCCCGTTACGCTGGATCGTGCGCACACGGGGCAGCCCAGCCAGGCATACGTCAACTTCACGTTTCAGCCCTTGCGCGATGCCGTCGGCGACACGGTGGGCTTGGTCGCCAGTGGCGTCGAAGTAACCGAGCAGGTGTTAGCGCGCCAGCAGCTGGAGCACCTGAACCAAGAACTGGAAGCCCGCGTGCAGCAGCGTACCTACGAGATGCAGCTAGCCCAGGCGCAAGCCGAGCGCGAACGTAATCAATGGCTGGCCTTGATCAACCAAGCGCCAGTGGCCATTGGTTTGTTCGAAGGGCCTGAGTTACGCATCACGGCCGCGAACCACCTGCTGAGTGCCATGTGGGGTCGCCAGCAAGCCGAGGTGCTAAACCGTCCGTTGCTAGAAGCTGTGCCGGAGCTGCAAGGGCAGAATTTCGAGAACCTTATGCATCAAGTGCGCGAAGATCAGGTGCCTTTTGTAGGCAATGAAGTTCCGGCGCAAATGCTACGTGATGGGCGCTTGATGACTAGTTACTACAACTTCGTTTATCAGCCCCTTCTCGATGCACAGGGAAGCATGATTGGCGTAGTGGACCTAGCCATTGAAGTGACCGAGCAGGTGTTAGCGCGCCGGCAGCTAGAGCAACTGAACCAAGAGCTAGAAGCCCGCGTGCAGCAGCGCACTTACGAGGTGCAACAGCAAAGCCACCGCCTACAGCGCCTAATAGCCGAAGCCCCTGCTGCCATTGCGGTGCTAGGTGGGTCGGAACTCGTGTTTGAGCTTCTTAATGAAGAATATCAAGCACTGTTTCCTAACCGCATCTTGCAGGGACAACCCGTGCTAGTAGCCTTGCCGGAACTAGCCGGTAGCGCGCTGGACGACATATTGCGTGGGGTGTACGAAACAGGCGAGACCTTCGAAGGCCAAGAAGTGCTCATTCAGTTTGCCCGCCCCAGCGACGGAAAACTAGAAGACCGCTACTTCGATTTTATCTATCAGGCGCGCTACGATGCCGACGGTACCATTGATGGGCTCGTAATCTTTGGCTTCGAAGTGACAGAGCGCGTACAGAGCCGCCACCGCACGGAAACGCTGCAAGCGGCTATGTTGGCGGCCGTTCAGCGCCGGGCCCAAGAACGCGAGAACCTGTTCAACATCTTCGAAGGAGCTCCCATCGCCATTGCTTTGTTGCGAGATCCTAACCACCGCATCGAGTACCACAACCGTTTCTTTGAACAGCTATACCCTGGGGTAGATATGCGCGGCCGCACGGTAGCCGAAGTGTACCCCGAGCGAGCAACTCCAGAGATTATTAGCCGCCTAGATCGGGTATACCAAACCGGTGAAACGTACATCGGAACAGAGGAACTCCAAGCCGGCAGCTCGCCGGGTAGCATGCGCTACATCAATTTTACCTACCATGCTTACCGCGAAAATGAACAGATTGCTGGCGTCGCCACCTTCATTCAGGATGTGACAGAGCAAGTACTCGCCCGCCAGGATCGGCAGACCCAGCAACGGTTGGTAGAAGCCGTATTTGAGCAGTCGCCGACGGCTATTGTTGTGGTACGAGGGCCAGCCTATGTTATAGAAATCGTTAGTCCGTTGGCAGCGAGCCTGCTAGGCTACCCTCGCGAGCAGATGCTTGGGCGGCCATGTTTTGAGGCCGTGCCGGAGCTGGTTAGCCAAGGCTTCCCCGAATTTCTAGCTCAAGTTCTAGAGAGTGGGCAGACACTGGTGATGAAGGAACAGCCCGTCCGCTTGACCTATCATCAGCCCGACGAGGTGAGCTACTTGAGCTTTGTGTACCAGCCTTTGCGGGATGAACAGGGGTTGATAACCGCTATTGCGTGCGTCGGGAACGATGTGACCGCCCAAGTAGTGGCCCGCCAACAGGTGCAAAATCTAAACGAGGAGCTTGCCACCGTGAACCAAGAGCTGCATGCCAAAAATGAGGAGCTACTCAACAGCAACACGCGCTTGCTACGTACCAACGCCGACCTAGATACCTTCGTGTACTCGGCCTCGCACGATCTGAAGTCGCCCATCACCAACATTGAGGGGCTGCTGTTAGCCCTGCGTGAGCACCTCCCGGCCAATGCGCTGCAACATGAGCTGGTGGCAAAGCTCTTACGGCTCATGGACGGAGCAGTGAGCCGCTTTCAACAGACCCTAGATCACCTCACCGACGTCACGCGCCTGCAACAGGTTATGTTCGACCAGCCTGCCGAAGCTGTGGACCTAGCCACACTAATAGAGGACGTTCGGCTCGATATATTGCCCGAAATAACGGCCGCTAATGCCACGCTTCTCGTAGACCTAGCTGGCTGCCCAACGCTGCACTTCCCGCTCAAAAACCTACGCAGCATCTTATACAATTTGCTCAGCAATGCCATCAAATACCGCGTTCCGGGTCGCCCAGTTGTGGTGCACGTGCGCTGCCGCCAAACCACACCCAGCCACATGGTACTGGAGGTGCAGGACAATGGGCTAGGCCTGACGGAGCCGCAGCAGGGCGAATTATTTCGCCTATTCCGCCGCTTGCACGACCACGTGTCGGGCTCGGGCGTGGGGCTGTACATGGTCAAAAAAATGATAGACAACGCAGGCGGCACCCTCACAGTAGACAGCCAAGTGGGGGTGGGCTCTACCTTCACCGTCACGCTGCCAACCGCTCACTCGCCCGAATTCTAA